The nucleotide sequence GTTCAAATTCTTCTAGAAGTGCTTGTTTATCTTCCGGTAATACTTCGTCTTCAAGTTCCATATACTCTGAAAATGATCAGCATATTGAGCATTCTGCGATCTATGACGTATTTGCAAGAAAATCAGAACTGAATGGTGAAAATGAACGGACTTACCGGTGGATATGTTAACGTTGCCTACATCGCGCGAAAGCCTGTCCCCATCGGACATGTGCTCCGGCGAAGAACCAGGACTGCCCAACATGTTTATTATTacacaaattataaaattaatcaaataaaattcacttaattcacaaaaaaatgtaaaaaaatcggcatttgaacgataaaaaaattcaaacacgatCACTGGGAAAGTGGGAAGTGTTTACGTTTCGAAAACCGAATTTCACACGTTTTTTAAACCGACAAAAAACGTCAAAACGTCAAAAACGACAATTTCACGAAATGCAACAGTGTTTTGGCaacgttgcatttttttcagcaataacgGAAACGAAAACGatgattttaatcatttttcgatattattttcGCTGGTGAAtcgtttttaccatttttttgaagtaaaaatttctaTTAATAAAATTGAGACGTTCAGTTCATTGACTCAttctttttgaacttttgtgcAATTGTTTATATGATAGTAATGTATTTTTAGATAGATATGTTAATTTAGCAAAGTTCAATGTGAATTACCGATcgttaattaataatttaagtTAATTTTATCACCCGAGTAGCTGTGTTTTTTCTCGATTCGCGATTAAAAATGCTTAGAAACACGATAATCCGAAGTAGCCGTGGTATTTTCGAGTACACTCGATCAAACATTTCCGAGTGTTATTTTTAGTGAACTGTGTGTAACAGTTGAGATCCgtgggaaaaattttttccatagttGAATCGAATCGAAgaagaattttccaaataattcgAATACtgagatttattatttttcgctACTTTGGCATCGATTTATCGTTCATCGTCGTTACATTGTAagtatacgtatatttttctttATGTAGAACGAATCGAAAGCTTAACTTGATTTCGAATACGTTTTCAACCTAGTATGCAAATTTGTGTCATTCCGTTTACATCTTAATTACGTAcaattcgtcatttttctcatcgGCGATAACTTGTGTCCGTTTTAAACCAGTTATCGCGCAAGTTGTCAGaaaagtgattatttttatcaacttcgtCGAAAATCTGCTTCGCTcgtattgataaaattttcagcttacTTCACGTGATGTGTCATCTTTTATAACGTGTTGGAAATTTGCGCAGGTTTCACGCTAAAATGTTCGGATCCAGTCAATTGTTTTCTCTAAAATGGAACAATTATTTGAGCCATATTATGGACGCTTTCGATTCATTGCGAAGCGAAGAGAATCTGGTCGATGTGACTTTAAGCTGCGAAGGATACAAGATCAAAGCTCACAAAATGCTCTTATCTGCCTGCAGCTCGTACTTCAAGGAGCTCTTCAAAGTAAGcgattgattttttctttcatcttaaaatggaatttttcgtaATCTTGATTCGTATTTACACAGGATAATCCATGTCAACATCCCATTGTTGTGTTTCGAAACGTACGTTATTACGATTTACGTGCTTTGATCGATTTCATTTATCAAGGAGAAGTTAACGTTATGCAAGATCAATTGCCGTCATTTTTAGCTACTGCTAAACTGCTCGAAGTCAAAGGCTTGACTGATAATAGTTTCGGTTCTGAGCCACCTGACGGACCTAATAATAATGATTCCGAAGTAAGTCTCTGGTGTTTTTCTCGATTCTCATTCTGAAATAACTTTCTCTAATGCTCGACTAACAAATTAACTCGTATTTTTTAGCCAGCATAGGGTACTAACAAGTAAGCCTTGACCTGCGATACCTCACTTTGAATCGAACATCTactaatttttgatcatttttacagGCGTACGAAGAAGAAAAcgtttcccaaaatatcgaagaTGAGGAAATCGAAGAAGACGAAACGTTATCCGACGTCTCGCAATATGCTCCTCAAATCACAACAAACGAATCGCCTTCGTGTCCTTTGAGTATTATTCCAATTACGAAGAACCCTGGTCCACCACCACCGCCAACGGATCACAATCCTCATAAACGAAAAAAGAGATCCGAAGATGAAGAAATTGTGCCCAGACAACGTCTCTTACCCAACTTGAAACCTATGCCGAAACTCGAGAGTCAAGAAATGCCTCCTCAGTTGTCATTTGCCTCTAAACAATCCATCGAGATATTTCCAATCACCTCgataaaaactgagaaaaatcacGACGATTCGTACGATACACAGAGTAAAGATTCACGTATGGATTCGAAGGAATACTCATCCATGAATTCTCCGGATCATAATTTGAACGAAATGGAAATGTATGGAACTATCGAGGAGCCATATCAGAAACCTAACATGGAATTAAGTGAGTATAAAATAATGTTATTCTCTCGCTTTACTCGtttgatttctaaattttgaaattccctTTCTCTTTCTAGATCATCTTTTAACGAAATCTTCCAGAGCTGGAGGTTCAGGAGGTGATATGTCTCAGGATTCTTTACAAGGTATGTGTTTTTCTAAACAAGACTAATCGTATTCGTTCTTCGGAGTTTCTAATTACCTATGTTTATATTCCCAGGTCACTGGTTGAGTTCGCTGAATAACGCAGGAGATGGAACTGAACCAGCGATAACCGAAGCGAATAGAAAACAAACCCCGTCGAATGCCGACTTCTCTCAGCAGAGACATCGCTACATATGCAGCATATGCGGCGCTACTTACAAACACTTACGTAATCTGAGAGCTCACTGCCACCTACATTACGGTAAAACAAGGTGCAATCTATGCAACAAGGTGCTATGTAATATATCCTACTTCAAGAAACACTTACAACAACAACACGGTCTATTAACGACTAAGAAAAATGATGGTAAAACTGTACAATCGCCATCGCCTTCTACGACACTAAATTCGTAAACAGGGGCctccacttttaaaaaattaacaacacgTTTCAGatctctattttaaaaaaaaaatactgcctAGAAAAATTAATACTCACTGGAAATATTACATCTTTTTTTGCTTGTTATATTTATACttcttttacttatttttatttagaaaataattccccgttgaatgatatttttttctactgCGTAAATACCTCAAGttaaagatgtatttttttgttttcattttcatctttaacaatctgccattttttttttcattttttgtctctcTATTTAGCAACGCGTTCAATTAGTAAGTTGGTAGTAGGAGACCGACGAATAAGATTTAATCATATCGAATAAAACTTATCTTAAGACTATCAACTgccgaattattgaaaatgacattttttttctcaatgtatatttttttttacttattttaatGGTTAAAAGCGTACGTGTATTATTATCTCACCAGTGCAATGTATATTTTTACTTTGTTAtacgttgttgttttttctcattttttttttcttaattactTATCAAGATACTATAATTTTTAAGTACTGATTATTTAATTTACAGTACAATTTGCAACTAGTTAAAAACGAATGATAAAATGGTGTTACCTAAGTAGACGTTCTGCTCTGTCGTTATTGTGTAAATCTTGTTATTTTTCTGTTATATCGATATACTaacgtcgtttttttttactttactttttttcgtttttcttattCTTTCTTTTATTTAACACCGCTCTAGCACATTTTCTAAGGTAATATATTAATTATTTAGGGATATTCCAATTATACGTAATCGAATGTAAACATGACAtcgaaattgttaaaaatttgtattcttaCTTAGCACTTCAAGTGTtcgtttaatttattattttcttcttttttttctctctgctATGGGGAATATTATGTTTTAAGCATTTAGGTTAATTTTGGAAGGATCATTTTCCTGTATTGATTTTTATTACGTTTATTACTCTCTGTTgtgtttctatttttatatattttttaatacattttgtatttacgtatgaaaaattaaaattgtgcaTTCAGatgttttggttatttttttatttttttggcagattaatttccaaattcaaaatagttGACTCAGATTCGATAGAAAATCACTATCaggtatcaaaatttaaaacgtcATGAAGTTCTCGCTACCATTTTTCAATTCGGAGAACGTTTTGAGGAAAACCTGTTATATTAATTTCAGTCATCTGCGCAGAATACGATCATTattaatcatcaatttttcgagaaaatcgttCGATTCAACGAAATGTATttccacacacacacacacaaacgcttgaatttgaaataaaaataacagaaaattcTTCAACCTTTTCTGAGTCAAAACTGAAAAGTCATTATTTTGTTCACAGATTTTGGCTTCTAGgtattatttgcaaaaaaaaaatgtaggtatttattgcGTGAACAGTAACATGCCAACGTAACCAAAAACCACTTTTTATATGTAGATCAGCGTCTGTTCGGAAGGAGCGGCCGTGAAAGAGCATGACACTGATTCAGATGGCAAACATATTGCCTACATAATCAACTCGAAGGAGATAAGGAGAAACTTTTGCTTCAGCAATTCAGTGTTTCTGAAACGTGCCTCtgcctaaatatttcaaaatttgaagaggcAGAATatccaacatttttaaaaattatcgaaaatgaaGTTAGTCTGtcctaaaataaataaatagttgtttatttttaaatcgagCTCAAATATTCCATTCGGGTACtcgtgctcaatttttttcaaaaaaaagtaactttattaggtaaccaaaaaagtttgaaaaagtaattaaaaatgttctaaaatgtgatcaaaacatttcaaagtagaaaataatcataaaaatcaaggtaaaaaaaataccaaaaaaatcacatttttatttttgaaaatcttaagaAAACACAgaacttttggcaattattggtaaagaacaagactttttgatttataacaatattttgcaaaaaaaagcgacaatgtttaaaatatttattgcaGAACGAGATTTCTGGGCGATTTTGACAATAAGTGAAACCTTTCACTATTTTTGGTAGAAAGtgagactttggcaattttagctcTGGACAAGGCTTTTTAGGAATAAGTACAaacatttggcaaaaaagcaaaattttttcggATAATTTAGTAATTATTTAGAGCGAAACTTTCTGGcgatttttgacaatcttaataggtaaaaaagcgagaattttcagcttttgtgaatttttgtcaaaaattagaacCTTTTTACAATTCTTaacaaaaagtaagattttggccattttagcaaaacgcagagcttttttgtcaatttctgacaaaaaagcaagagttttaagcattttttgaaaataaagtaaaaagaATTAGCaatattgtaggtaggtagataaaaaagaaacaaatttcaGTCGAAAAACCGACAGTTTTTTAATCAATCGTGATCTgcctttttgttattttttttacagaatcaaaatttttagcaaaaaattggaacttttgccagtttttggtaaaaaagtgaaaattttctgtgatttggcaaaaaagaaaaacttacccacctatcaacattttttgtccaccctttttatcaattttgagcaaaaagatggatttttttggctATTGTCAAAACATTGATACTGTCTTCTTGTCTGATCTCCAAAAGTCATTAACCTATCTGTGTAGCGTCTCAAGcagagatggaaagctagctCAAAGCTCAAAGCTGAAATCTGAAGAAGTTTGGAtatttgaaagctaaaagctctagccaaaagctttatttattcagctttctttcaggttttttacaaattcatttggttcagtttctgtttgagttgttttttgattattttcacattttacttttctcaagtttcagttttttcagcTATAAAAGCTAAAAGTTCAAAGCTgaggaagtttgggatttttgaaagctaaaagctaaagccaaaagtttcatctttcagctttccattccTGCTCTCAAGGTCACTAACTCCACCTCTCCAGTCTCTCAAGGGCGTCTGCGTGCATGTGTGGATTTCTAAGGTCGTCAGTCTGCCTGTATGGCTACTTAAGGCCATTGAACCTTCAGTATTTCATACTGATGTCGTATATATACTGCCTGTCTGGaatctcaaggtcactgacctaccgcCTACCTCCCCacggtcgtctgtctgtctctTTGTCTGACTTCACGCGGTCATCTGGCATCCTGTACAAcatctaaaggtcattgaccttgtcTGACCTTTTGGGGTTACTGAGCTACCTGTCTAGTCTCAGGAGTTTCTCTCAAAGGTCGTTTGTCTGGTtgtctagcctcttaaggtcattgaccctttcCTATAGCTTCTCAAGTTCATCTGTCTGCCTGTGTGTCTGGCTTCTTGAGGGCATTGACCCGTCAGTccggcttctcaaggtcatatgtcttttgaaggtcattgacccacctgTCTGACCTCCCATGTCATCTTTCTACCTGTCGAGCCACATGAGATCACTGACCTATACCTGACCAGCCTTTCGAGGTTGTCTGCGTGCCTGTCTGACTTTCcgaggtcgtctgtctgtctgtctgtctgtctggtctTTTAAGGTAATTGACCTTTGTGCCTGGAATctcgaggtcactgacctaccgcCTACCTCCCCAAGGTCCTCTGTCTGTCTCTTTGTCTGACCTCACGCGGTCATCTGTCATACTGTACAGCCTCTAAAGGTTATTGACCTTGTCTGATCTTTTGAGGTTACTGAGCTACCTGTCTATCATCAGAAGTAGTCTTTCAAGGCCGTTTGTCTGTCTTTCTagcatcttaaggtcattgaccctttaGTATGGCTTCTCAAGTTCATCTGTCTGCCTGTGTGTCTggcttcttgaggtcattgacccttcaatccagcttctcaaggttgtctgtctttTGAAGATCATTGACCCATCTTTCTGACCTCCCATGTCATCTTTCTACCTATCGGGTCTtacaaggtcactgacctacttaTCCAGCCTTTGAAGGTTGTCTCTGTTCGCTGATTTTGCAGTTAGGCAGAACTGTCGTTTCAATCCTTACCTGAATgttcttttacaaaaatgatgaGGGGTGAAAGGAAGTACTCACATCGGTAATGAGTGCTCTGAGCAACATGATATATTTTCTGATAGGTAGGGCTACCGTTTTGCCAGCCCtaccaaagtttttttttaatgagaggGGGAGAAGGGGGCTGCTCTATGTGCTGACCGGGTGCTCTAACATTGGCTTACATTGCTCCAACGATGCACTTTCCCTTCAAGGAGACCCTCCCTGGCTCCCTCCCCTCCTGAAACTGGTGTAGGGCCGGCAAAATCTATCTATTTGCTTCTTGATTTTATCGATCacatgtacaattgtacaatcAATGTAGTTTCCATTTCTccgtatgtacgagtaagtgATAATTCGATCATCTGATTATTAAATCCCGCGTCTTGAACGTTCTAAAGCCACCACTTTCTACACCATCACCATCCATCCTACCTgcaacaaaatcaaaaagatcaaaaattacaaaacgtaTAATCAATAATATTACATCACTAGTACCTATAGTGCTAATGATCAATACACAATATTGACTTTATATTAATACAATGGTACACTTTATCGCACAATCAACCCCTCCTCTTACCCTTCGCGTAATAAATCGATTAGTCAGTTAACGAACTACCACCATATACACAATCAGTATCCTCGCATACGAGATAAATCAATTCCCCGATGATTTAAATAAAGACCATAGTGTAAACATGGCGAGTCAATACGGCGGTCGATgttgattgaaataaaaaaacaaccgtTTAGCGAAGGGATGGTACGTAGGCGATCGTGTTGATTTTGTAATCATTAAACacggcggcggtggcggtggtGGCAGCGTCTCTATTTCTCTCTTTACTACCCCTTTTCATACGCGTCAGTATATTTTCATAACTTTCCTTTCTGCACATCTGCTTTTTTCGAACTGACACGAGACATGATACAcatatagatacctacctatctacgtaGATTCTCAATTTATAGGATACGATATTTTTCGtaatcaagtattttttttttttgcatccgaATAACCTAGGCGTAGGTATTGGCTGCagagttgaataatttaaaaacttaccCCAATTTTTAGCTCGGCATtgaaaagtgttaattttttattacctattcgCGCGagcgaggagaaaaaaaacaaccagcGTGGAGGAAATTTTGCCGGGATCAGTTTCAAAGTTTAGCAGCAGGTGGCATACTCGGCGCTCCGATTTATTTAATAAACGTAAAGGCCAGGCTGAAAGCGGAACTAACCGAATTACCGGTGCACCATCTCACCATCGCGCCAATATATTTTTTCGGGGGTCGAGTACTACGACTACGAGCGTATACGATGAGGCTAGGCGGTAGCATGGTAgcggaaaattaaaaaatatgagcCACGCAGCAGCGGCGACCTCCCGCTGAGCTTTTATTCCTTAAATCATCGCGTATACACTGG is from Planococcus citri chromosome 1, ihPlaCitr1.1, whole genome shotgun sequence and encodes:
- the LOC135833426 gene encoding protein bric-a-brac 1-like, which translates into the protein MFGSSQLFSLKWNNYLSHIMDAFDSLRSEENLVDVTLSCEGYKIKAHKMLLSACSSYFKELFKDNPCQHPIVVFRNVRYYDLRALIDFIYQGEVNVMQDQLPSFLATAKLLEVKGLTDNSFGSEPPDGPNNNDSEAYEEENVSQNIEDEEIEEDETLSDVSQYAPQITTNESPSCPLSIIPITKNPGPPPPPTDHNPHKRKKRSEDEEIVPRQRLLPNLKPMPKLESQEMPPQLSFASKQSIEIFPITSIKTEKNHDDSYDTQSKDSRMDSKEYSSMNSPDHNLNEMEMYGTIEEPYQKPNMELNHLLTKSSRAGGSGGDMSQDSLQGHWLSSLNNAGDGTEPAITEANRKQTPSNADFSQQRHRYICSICGATYKHLRNLRAHCHLHYGKTRCNLCNKVLCNISYFKKHLQQQHGLLTTKKNDGKTVQSPSPSTTLNS